Proteins from one Erythrolamprus reginae isolate rEryReg1 chromosome 6, rEryReg1.hap1, whole genome shotgun sequence genomic window:
- the LOC139169085 gene encoding kunitz-type serine protease inhibitor HNTX-852-like isoform X2 has product MAEEAPLSKDPAEEDPQQGKPKEGSQEDPCAWPMDEGGCLQYVVLWYFHQGTENCRPFIYGGCGGNVNQFPSKQSCERRCKRGRGR; this is encoded by the exons ATGGCAGAGGAGGCCCCACTGTCCAAAGACCCTGCAGAAGAAGACCCCCAGCAGGGCAAACCCAAAGAAGGCAGCCAGGAAG ATCCCTGCGCCTGGCCGATGGACGAGGGCGGCTGCCTGCAGTATGTGGTGCTCTGGTATTTTCACCAGGGAACGGAGAACTGCCGTCCCTTCATCTACGGAGGCTGCGGCGGGAACGTGAATCAGTTCCCCTCCAAGCAGAGCTGCGAGCGGAGGTGCAAGAGAGGAAGAG GAAGGTGA
- the UCN3 gene encoding urocortin-3 — MTASRLLLLLLVLSTAKRGLSFDADSFFSCLSSAVSQAKEDRVAENGVLEKRTFVVPLEADDSNSVEEDVGMMTEKGKRTFPAVTRYVSLTKSKGKASQNQAKNDRRAKFTLSLDVPTNLMNILFHIAKAKNLRAKAITNAQLMAQIGRRK; from the coding sequence ATGACCGCCTCCcggcttctcctccttctcctggtTCTCTCCACCGCCAAGAGGGGCTTGTCCTTCGACGCCGATTCCTTCTTCAGCTGCCTCAGCTCCGCTGTCTCCCAGGCCAAGGAGGACCGCGTGGCGGAGAACGGCGTCCTGGAGAAGAGGACGTTCGTGGTCCCTCTGGAGGCCGACGACTCCAACTCTGTGGAGGAGGACGTGGGGATGATGACGGAAAAGGGGAAACGGACTTTCCCGGCTGTCACGCGCTATGTCTCCCTCACCAAATCCAAAGGGAAGGCGTCGCAAAACCAGGCCAAGAACGACCGGCGTGCTAAGTTTACGCTTTCCTTGGATGTCCCCACCAACCTCATGAACATCCTCTTCCACATTGCCAAGGCCAAGAACCTGAGGGCCAAAGCCATCACCAACGCTCAGCTGATGGCCCAAATCGGCCGGAGGAAGTGA
- the LOC139169085 gene encoding uncharacterized protein isoform X1: MAEEAPLSKDPAEEDPQQGKPKEGSQEDPCAWPMDEGGCLQYVVLWYFHQGTENCRPFIYGGCGGNVNQFPSKQSCERRCKRGRATVVVPSEAPQGTADLLSVSSSEGEDEEQEVQADEEEESQAEEEGGHPESPQRELSPASSLDSLEENAQAIIDLRQRRATQRRDQLARYFQH, translated from the exons ATGGCAGAGGAGGCCCCACTGTCCAAAGACCCTGCAGAAGAAGACCCCCAGCAGGGCAAACCCAAAGAAGGCAGCCAGGAAG ATCCCTGCGCCTGGCCGATGGACGAGGGCGGCTGCCTGCAGTATGTGGTGCTCTGGTATTTTCACCAGGGAACGGAGAACTGCCGTCCCTTCATCTACGGAGGCTGCGGCGGGAACGTGAATCAGTTCCCCTCCAAGCAGAGCTGCGAGCGGAGGTGCAAGAGAGGAAGAG caactgttgtggttccgtctgaggcccctcagggaacggctgatcttctgtcggtttccagctcagagggagaggatgaggaacaggaggtgcaggcagacgaggaggaggaatcccaggctgaagaagagggaggacacccagagtccccccagagggagctctccccagcaagcagcctggattccttagaggaaaatgcacaagccataattgatctgcgacagagaagagctacacagcgaagggaccaattggctaggtactttcagcattaa